The proteins below are encoded in one region of Saccopteryx leptura isolate mSacLep1 chromosome 1, mSacLep1_pri_phased_curated, whole genome shotgun sequence:
- the LOC136389531 gene encoding small EDRK-rich factor 2-like yields the protein MTRSNQRELARQKNMKKQSDSVKGKRRDDGLSAAARKQRDLEIMQQKQKKANEKKEEPK from the coding sequence ATGACCCGCAGTAACCAGCGTGAGCTCGCCCGCCAGAAGAATATGAAAAAGCAGAGCGACTCGGTTAAGGGAAAGCGCCGAGATGACGGGCTTTCTGCTGCTGCCCGCAAGCAGAGGGACTTGGAGATCATGCAGCAGAAGCAGAAAAAGGCAAACGAGAAGAAGGAGGAACCCAAGTAG